The nucleotide window CTTCAGCAGCACCACCGCCAGCACCAGCACGACGCAGACCGCCTGCGCCGTGAAGAGCCCGTACCATAGCCCGCCGAAGCCGACGCGGAGCTGGAACGCCAGGCCGACCGCCACCGGCGTGCCCACCAGGTAGAAGGAAAGCAGGTTGATTCGTGCCCCGACGGCCGGCCTCGCGGTCCCGCGCAGCACGCCGCACCCGGTGGTCTGCGGGCAGTTGCCGAGCTCGCACAGGCCCACCAGCGGCAGCGCAGTCGCCGCGAGGCGCAAGACCGACGCATCCGCCGTGAACAGCTTCGCCCACTGCTCCCGGAAGGCGGTCGTCCAGACGACGTTGATCACGCCGATCACGGCCGCGCAGCCGAGCGCCACGAGTGCCGCCGTCTTCGCCCGCTTCGGCCGCCCCGCCCCGAGCTCATTGCCCACCTGCATCGAGCGAAACAAAAACAGAACTTGACGGCATTAGCAGGCAGAAATCCGAGCATCAATCTGAAAACACGTATCAAAAAAGCTTGGGATTTGATGTATGACAAGTGATAAAGGTGGCCAATAGAACAGTGTCGGGGAGGCGAGGGGGAGAGAACGAACTCGAAAGTCCACACGTGGGCGAGCGAGCTGACCACACTACAAGTCCTCTCTTTCATGGTGATTAGAGACGGCCAACACGATGTTGCCCGATATAGTAAAGGGAAAGGGCAACACTGGCGGTCCGGTGCCCGCCGGAACAAGCTAAAGTTAAAAAGCCAACAGGTACCGAGCACGACTTCCGAGGGGAAACGGAAGGAAGGAGGTGGGGGCGGACTTACCCTGGTGGAGACGCAGGCGGCGAGAGACATGGGGACGGTGTACATAAGGCTGGTGGTCTGGATGAGAACGGCGGTGGCCGCCACGGAGGACGTGGGGTCGGGCAGGTAGCCCGCAAGCACTGTCATGATCTCGTACCACCACCACTCGAGGCAGACACCGACGCAGCTGGGAAGGGCGAGGCGGAGAACAGGGGAGAGGCCGCGGAGCGCCAAGCGCGACCATCCCCCCCAGCTGAGCTCGCAAGCGCGCGACAGACGGAGGTAGGCGAGCAGGAAGAGGGCCATGTTGAGGTTGGTGACGACGGCGGCGAGCGCCACACCGGGGACGCCGAGGCGGAGGACGAAAACGAGGAGGATGTTGAGGGGGATGTGGAGGAGGACGGCGGCGGCGGTGCAGGCGGCCATGGGGCGGGTGATGCCCTGGGAGCGGAGGAAGACGCGGAGGGGCTGGAGGAGGGCGTTGGTGAGGAGATCCGGGAGGGAATGGAGGCAGTACGTGGCTGCGGCGGCAGTGATGGCCGGGTCCTGCCCCAGGGCGACGAGGATGGGGCCGAGGTTGACCCAGAGGACGGCGATGGGGACGGCGGCTAGCAGGAGGAGAAGGATCGTGCGCTGCAGAGAAAGCGAAATAAGCTCCCAGTTGCGGGAGCCATAGGCCTGCGAACAGAGCGGCTCGAGTCCGGACGCGAGGCCGAAGAGCACCGAGTAACCCGTGATGTTGGTGAACCCTATAGAGAGAGCGCCGCCGGCGAGCTCCAGAGGGCCGAGTCTTCCCAGGCACACCACCGACACCATGGCCCGCAGGTAAACCAGGCAGTTCATGGCGGTGATCGGGGCCGCCATGGCCCACAGCTCCCGGAGCTCCAACGCCACCAGCCTCCacatccctcctcctcctcctcctctaccgcCTCCCCCTCCTTCCTCGACCTGGTCCTGTTCTCTCCCCTTCGCCATGACAGAGCACAAAAagggtcgagagagagagagaggaacggaGGGGGGTTGTATCGGTTCCGTCCGTTGCTTTGAACGGACGCCAACAGCGTTTGGTCGTTTAAATAGACGAGGGGTCGCAAAAAAGAGCGGTCACGTTAACTCTAACATCTTAGGATCACCAACGATGACGCGACGGGACGCACGGGATCTTAACCAACCAATTGCTTTACGATTCGTTTTGATGTTTATGTCAGAAGGATTGGTTTCGCTATCTATCATCATAATAGTCAGTCATGCAGATATTTTGATGTTTATGTCCTGCACGGAAACATTTATTCGACTACGAGCGCATAATACGCATGAAGATAATATTTTGTTTAGGAAGTTGGAGTGAAACCTGCGACGAGTGGTGACTTTAATTTACGTAAAGAAACAATAAATAGATTATGCAGCTCGTCATGCCTTCATTTTGTAATCAATCTATTAGACCTCATTTGTTGTTCGGAAGTTTTGGTTGTCTTGCGATCGATCTATTCAACCGTCGTCTTGTGAATGGTACATCGGGAGTTGTTCCCCCGCTCTCACAAAGAACCGCATAAGACGGTGAATCTTCAAGCATCCGTCTCTGTGTGGTTGGTGGTGGCCATGGCAGGATCACCGCCCACTGCGGCTACACCAAAGAATGTGAGTTGTTGCAGGTGGCCGGTCATCGACAGCTGTGGCAGGTCAGGCAAGCAGGCAGTCCGTCGCTGTGGCAGATGGCAACAGCCGCCTGTGCCGTTGCCAGGCCGGCAAGTAGCAGACAGGACCGGCGCTGCTCCTCGCCGGTTGGAGAACACCACGAGGATGTTGCTGCTCTGATGCGGCGGTGGAAGGTGGTGGTCCCATGTCTTGTTTgtctccgttgaaagaagatagATGCTTAATAAAAgaggtgatatatatatatataaatataaatataatatatatatatatatatatatatatatatatatatattcaaattccTTCTTTCCGCCACTGAGCAATGC belongs to Musa acuminata AAA Group cultivar baxijiao chromosome BXJ1-11, Cavendish_Baxijiao_AAA, whole genome shotgun sequence and includes:
- the LOC135597122 gene encoding protein DETOXIFICATION 54-like — its product is MAKGREQDQVEEGGGGGRGGGGGGMWRLVALELRELWAMAAPITAMNCLVYLRAMVSVVCLGRLGPLELAGGALSIGFTNITGYSVLFGLASGLEPLCSQAYGSRNWELISLSLQRTILLLLLAAVPIAVLWVNLGPILVALGQDPAITAAAATYCLHSLPDLLTNALLQPLRVFLRSQGITRPMAACTAAAVLLHIPLNILLVFVLRLGVPGVALAAVVTNLNMALFLLAYLRLSRACELSWGGWSRLALRGLSPVLRLALPSCVGVCLEWWWYEIMTVLAGYLPDPTSSVAATAVLIQTTSLMYTVPMSLAACVSTRVGNELGAGRPKRAKTAALVALGCAAVIGVINVVWTTAFREQWAKLFTADASVLRLAATALPLVGLCELGNCPQTTGCGVLRGTARPAVGARINLLSFYLVGTPVAVGLAFQLRVGFGGLWYGLFTAQAVCVVLVLAVVLLKTDWEVEALRAKKLTTLEVAVISEEKKGLIASDRDDDGAVVGV